The Medicago truncatula cultivar Jemalong A17 chromosome 4, MtrunA17r5.0-ANR, whole genome shotgun sequence genome includes a region encoding these proteins:
- the LOC11411537 gene encoding uncharacterized protein has product MASNNNNTEERRRRIQERGSDRMALITGRINALPPTPRSATSSPVHPRHTQSMSVSAFDSHYDKENDNLPRHTRPHSLASTAFATNFVQDNADNADDNKHDASSASRLKHQGGFKYSNFETKSEDEPLIQDSKAKETESSSRPKQTGSLNTNQAKKPHNWRRHTFFSSRELNFCILTSENTRALSSLIIALLVVFYYLISSKSILASRPLYIVLVTDVTIVIARIYSEKARVLEENKGEMVEAAEDGRSWNDAVKLLERGLVVYQAIKGVFIDCSIYLVVVVCCISIM; this is encoded by the exons atggctagcaacaacaacaatacagaagagagaagaagaaggattCAAGAAAGAGGTTCAGATCGAATGGCATTAATAACTGGTCGTATCAATGCACTTCCTCCTACACCTCGTTCTGCTACCTCATCTCCAGTACATCCTCGTCATACACAATCTATGTCTGTTTCTGCATTTGATTCCCATTAtgacaaagaaaatgataatCTTCCTCGCCATACACGACCGCATTCCCTTGCTTCCACTGCTTTTGCAACTAATTTTGTCCAAGACAACGCTG ATAATGCTGATGACAATAAACATGATGCCTCTAGTGCTTCAAGGCTTAAACATCAAGGAGGTTTTAAGTATTCAAATTTtgagaccaaaagtgaagatgagcCTCTAATACAAGATTCTAAGGCCAAAGAAACAGAATCCTCATCAAGACCTAAACAAACAGGATCACTAAACACAAACCAAGCAAAGAAACCTCATAACTGGCGCCGGCATACATTTTTCTCATCAAGAGAGCTGAACTTCTGCATTTTAACTTCCGAAAACACACGTGCACTAAGTTCACTGATAATAGCATTGCTGGTTGTTTTCTATTACTTAATCTCCTCAAAGAGTATTTTGGCTTCAAGGCCTCTTTACATTGTCTTGGTAACCGATGTCACGATTGTCATTGCTCGCATATACAGCGAAAAGGCTCGAGTTTTGGAAGAAAataaaggagaaatggttgaaGCTGCTGAAGATGGACGCAGTTGGAATGATGCAGTGAAACTTTTGGAGAGAGGTTTGGTTGTATACCAAGCAATTAAAGGTGTTTTTATTGATTGTAGTATTTATTTAGTTGTTGTTGTATGCTGCATTTCCATCATGTAA